CACGCGGCCTTGGTGGCCGGGTCGAAGCAGCCCACGGTCGCGCCGGTGCCCGGCGACGACGACATGAACAGCTTCCCGCCTGCCCCGACGATCGAGCCGAAGTAGTGCTGGCTGCCCGCCGGACCCGGCTGGGTGCCGTGCGGGGCGACGACCGCCGCGTACGGCTGCCCGGCGCACGGCGCCTGGGTAGCCATGGTCAGGCAGAGCACCGCCCCGGTGCTGGACACGCCGTAGACGTCGCCACCGGACTGGACGAACCCGGCCAGGTTGTTCTCGCTGGCGGGCGAGCCGCCGGTGGGCGTCAGCGGGAAGAAGCCGCAGTTGGCGCGGGCGTCCAGGTCCAGGCAGCCGACACCGAGCGCGGCGGAGGTGAACGCCGCGTAGTAGACGACGCCGGGCCGGTCCGGGTCGAACACGAACTGCGACGCCATCGGGCTGCCCAGGTCACCGGTGGCACCGGTGCCCAGCGGCCCGGCCGTGGCGTTGAGCGGCCGCGGCCAGGGACCGCCCGCGCACTGCTGGCTGGTCAGCAGGTTGATGCAGACCACCTTCGGCGATGCGGGGGCGAGGTGGTGGTAGATGTTCCACGATTCGACGGCGCCGTCGGCCGACCGGTAGAGCAGCGGGGTGAACCCGTCGCCGCCGGTCGAGGTGGTGGTCGGCTGCACCGGGGGCAGCAGCAGCCGGGCCAGGCTGGTGCCGCCCGGCTGGATGTCGGCGATGCTGCCGCGTACGGCGACCGTGCCCGACCCCGGCTCGGTGGTGGTGAACGTGCTCCCGTCGGTGGACCAGGCCGCGGTCCAGTCCGGCGGCACCCGCAGCGAGCCGGGCACGTAGGTGTGCCCGGCGGCGATGGCGTCGCTGACGGACACCGCGCCGCCGTCGCCGTTGTCGGTGTAGGACAGCACCCAGTTCACCTTGTCGCCGTGGTCGGCGGGGTTCGCGCCGGGCTGGGTGACGTTCTGCACCGACTTGACCAGGGTGCCGGGCGCGGCCGTGGCCTGGGCCTGCTCCGCCGCGGCGGTCGGGGCCGCGGCCGGGACGAGCGCCAGGGCGAGCGCCGCGGCGAGGAGCAGGACGGGTCGGGTACCGATGCGTGATCGTGGCACGGTGGTCGCCTCTCGGGACGGCTGCCCGGTCCGCGAGCGGTGGCCCGTGACCGAGCGGCAGTGGATAGGCGCAGAACGTAACCCTTGTAAATGTATATATCAGTGAATGAGGTGATGAAGGGGCGTCTTCTTCACCGCTTCGGGTGCAACTCAGCGTGCCGACCCGGCTCAGCCACCGCCCGCCTCTCCCGCGCCGATCTTGCGTGAACTGTGGGTACGACACGCGCCAATCGGGCAGATCCCCAACAGTTCGTGCAAGATCGACGTGATCTTGGGGTGGTGAGGGGCGGGTCAGTCCAGGGGGGCGGGGGATTCGGCTCCGTTCAGCAGCAGCGTCGGTGCGCCGGTGCCGTCGGCGGGGACGGTCCAGATCGCGGGTTCGCCGTCGGCGGCGCGCAGGGTGTATGCGACGGTGTGGTCGTCGAGCCAGGCGGCCTGGTCGTCGACGTTGCGGGTCTCGGCGAGGTGGGTGACGGCGAGGGTGTCCAGGTCCATGGTGGACAGTCGCCAGCCGCGTTGCGGGTCGCCGTCGATGGCCTGCTTGAATGCGATGCGGGTGCCGTCGGGGGACAGCGACGGGCATTCGACGTTGTCGGTGATGGTCTGCGCGGTCTTGGTGGTGAGGTCGCCGCGGACGAGGTGGCGTCGGCCTGCGGTGGCCATGGTGGCGTAGAAGGTGTTGTCGTCGGTGGTGAAGGTGACGCCCCAGAAGTTGACGTCGGCGTTGCGGTAGGGCTTGCCGTCGCGGGTGATGGTGAAGTCTTCCAGGGACATGGTCTGGGTGCCGGTGTGGGTGTCGAGGATGCCGGTGCGGGTGGAGAAGCCGCTGGTGCTGTAGGAGTCGCCGCCGACGAAGGTGGTCCAGGCGATCATGCGGCCGCTGGCGGAGACGCGGGCGCGGTTGGGCAGGCCGGGGATGGCGAAGGAGCGGGTGGGGCGCAGCTGCCGGTCGAGCACCACGAGCCGGTACGACCACGCCGAGTCGGGCTGGAGGCACACACCCGTGCCGGCGGTGGCGTAGGCGCGGGCGTTCCACGTCATCGTCAGCGCACCACCGGCGAGCGGGCGCTCGATGCACAGACGCTGCCACGGAGAGTGATCTGCGGTGGACGCTCATTTGACTCATTCGCCCGGTTCACCCATACGGGTCCTGAACGGGACCGGCCCGGCCGCCGTCGGTGTGACGGCGGCCGAGCCGGTCCGGCCGAGCCGGGAGGTACTGGTCAGGCGGGTTCGATCGGCAGCCACAGCTCGCAGGTCGCGGTGCTGAAGTCGGCGGCGCGGTCGAGGATCGCGACGATCGACGGGCCGGGCCGCAGCCGCCACGGGTTCGACGGGAACCACTCGGTGGCCGTCGCGGCCCAGGCCGTCTGCAGCGCCTGCGGGTGAGGCCCGCTGGTCCGGAACACCGCCCAGGTGCCCGCGGGCACCTCGATGGCGTCGAGGTCGCCGGGCGCGGCGGTGTCCGCGCCGACGGCCACCCCGTGCAGGTAGGTCAGCTCGGTACCCTCGGTGGCGTCGGGGTCGACGTCGTCGCTGACCTGGAGCAGGCCCGCCGGCTCGGTGTCGCTGAGCGACTTGAGCCGGGCGTGCTCCTCCATCGGCAGGCCGGCGATGTGCTGCTGGATGTGCGGGTTGACGCCGTGGTGGA
The Catellatospora sp. IY07-71 DNA segment above includes these coding regions:
- a CDS encoding PD40 domain-containing protein, giving the protein MTWNARAYATAGTGVCLQPDSAWSYRLVVLDRQLRPTRSFAIPGLPNRARVSASGRMIAWTTFVGGDSYSTSGFSTRTGILDTHTGTQTMSLEDFTITRDGKPYRNADVNFWGVTFTTDDNTFYATMATAGRRHLVRGDLTTKTAQTITDNVECPSLSPDGTRIAFKQAIDGDPQRGWRLSTMDLDTLAVTHLAETRNVDDQAAWLDDHTVAYTLRAADGEPAIWTVPADGTGAPTLLLNGAESPAPLD